The following coding sequences lie in one bacterium genomic window:
- the ruvX gene encoding Holliday junction resolvase RuvX, which yields MRILCLDIGSRRIGVAASDQLGITAQGIGVIERRGDAKDFEAIIQRAQELEASLLLLGIPLDEEGWMGPQAEKVQAFADRLKQAMARGGLDIPVEMWDERYSTAVAEQRLIDADVSRQKRRKVIDKMAAVAILQDYLDSKALPSDDGEGYLG from the coding sequence ATGCGAATCCTCTGCCTCGACATAGGTTCCAGACGCATCGGTGTTGCCGCCAGCGATCAGCTGGGCATCACTGCGCAGGGGATCGGCGTCATCGAGAGGCGCGGGGACGCAAAGGACTTCGAAGCCATAATCCAGCGCGCTCAGGAACTGGAAGCAAGCCTTCTGCTCCTCGGCATCCCTCTCGATGAGGAGGGATGGATGGGTCCGCAGGCGGAGAAGGTGCAGGCGTTTGCAGATCGATTGAAGCAGGCGATGGCGCGCGGCGGCCTCGACATACCCGTGGAGATGTGGGATGAGCGCTACTCGACGGCAGTGGCGGAGCAGCGGCTGATCGATGCGGACGTCAGCAGGCAGAAGCGCAGGAAGGTCATAGACAAGATGGCGGCGGTCGCGATCCTGCAGGACTACCTGGATTCAAAGGCCTTGCCGTCCGACGACGGGGAGGGTTACCTGGGATGA
- a CDS encoding amidohydrolase family protein produces the protein MADRPIVVRNACVITGTGRVIPSGYVFARAGVIESVGEDSKRPRSRGEQVIDAGGRYLLPGLINPHMHLYGSLALGAPQGRMRSFGQVLEKLWWRLDRALTLEDIHVSAMLGAIAGIRAGVTTVFDHHASYGAIRGSLHTISDALRQVGIRACLCYEISDRMGRARRDEAASESASFLESVRARSAREPVCMQRGMVGLHASMTLSDATLAAARELMDFYGVGAHVHVAEGIEDVRITRRKFGVTPAARFARSDILRRDSIAAHCVHVTASDIAHIKRSGATVAHNPMSNLANAVGVAPMLLLAKRGVPVAIGTDGMSAGIGPDAQLASVLHRAGAGDAQAGFKEVAAAIRDAAPAIASRVFGCRLGALERGAGADLIIVDAMPHTPVSAANAAAHLLFGALAAPVRTAIVAGRVLMRDFAMPGFDEAALTADARRLASRLWKRM, from the coding sequence ATGGCCGATCGTCCTATCGTCGTTCGCAACGCCTGCGTCATCACCGGGACCGGCAGGGTCATCCCCTCCGGCTACGTCTTCGCGAGGGCGGGGGTGATAGAATCCGTGGGCGAGGACTCGAAGAGGCCGCGCTCTCGTGGAGAGCAGGTCATAGACGCCGGCGGCAGGTACCTGCTCCCCGGTCTCATCAACCCGCACATGCACCTCTACGGCTCGCTGGCGCTCGGCGCGCCGCAGGGCAGGATGCGTTCCTTCGGCCAGGTGCTCGAGAAGCTCTGGTGGCGGCTGGATCGCGCGCTCACCCTCGAGGACATACACGTGAGCGCCATGCTCGGCGCGATCGCAGGCATCAGGGCCGGCGTGACCACAGTCTTCGATCACCACGCCAGTTACGGCGCGATCAGGGGGTCGCTCCACACGATATCCGACGCGCTGAGACAGGTGGGGATCAGGGCATGCCTGTGTTACGAGATATCGGATCGCATGGGCAGGGCAAGGCGCGACGAGGCCGCGTCCGAGAGCGCATCATTCCTGGAGTCCGTGCGCGCGAGGTCGGCGAGGGAACCTGTATGCATGCAGAGGGGCATGGTGGGACTGCACGCATCCATGACCCTTTCCGACGCCACCCTCGCGGCCGCGCGTGAGCTGATGGATTTCTACGGCGTCGGCGCGCACGTCCACGTGGCCGAGGGGATCGAGGACGTGCGGATCACGAGGCGCAAGTTCGGCGTCACTCCGGCGGCGAGGTTTGCCAGGAGCGACATCCTGAGGAGGGACTCCATAGCCGCCCACTGCGTGCACGTGACTGCCTCCGATATCGCGCATATCAAGAGGAGCGGGGCCACGGTAGCGCACAACCCGATGTCCAACCTGGCCAACGCGGTGGGTGTGGCGCCCATGCTCTTGCTCGCGAAGAGAGGGGTCCCGGTGGCCATCGGCACCGACGGCATGAGCGCGGGCATCGGTCCGGATGCGCAGTTGGCTTCCGTTCTCCACCGTGCGGGGGCAGGGGACGCGCAGGCCGGGTTCAAGGAGGTCGCGGCCGCGATCCGCGACGCTGCGCCGGCCATTGCGTCGAGGGTGTTCGGCTGTCGCCTGGGCGCCCTCGAGAGAGGCGCCGGCGCGGACCTCATCATAGTGGACGCGATGCCGCATACGCCCGTCTCAGCCGCCAATGCCGCGGCTCATCTCCTCTTCGGCGCGCTGGCGGCCCCCGTCCGGACCGCGATCGTCGCAGGCCGCGTGCTCATGCGCGACTTCGCCATGCCGGGCTTCGACGAGGCTGCCCTGACCGCGGATGCGAGGCGCCTTGCATCCAGGCTCTGGAAGCGGATGTGA
- a CDS encoding peptidylprolyl isomerase, with protein sequence MRIAKIGVLALVLFTIAAYSAGCGSSVSSGKVLVEVDGDKITDGDLTFLSDINPRIAQQIASPEGKKKILENLIEQNLLYQAAVKEGVNRDPKVKAKADLYRRVIIAQAMVDNEIDKAAQKYYDDNQDEFKKLKLSQILISFGEAKDKKDKKARTEADALKLANEIKAKLDGGAKFEDLTQEYSDDQLTKARGGNLGLVAKNDKRLAARGYEPVLEKAFEMKVGEVSGPIKAQDGYHIITLTRGIELEPFEEAKQAILFKVRGDARDKLLADLKKDAKVVFVDKELAPEAGSGTIPEAGGTPPTIKVEPQGETKPVPTPAPAEKKALKQ encoded by the coding sequence ATGAGGATTGCAAAGATTGGCGTTCTTGCGTTGGTCCTGTTCACAATCGCCGCTTACTCGGCGGGCTGCGGAAGCAGCGTCTCTTCAGGCAAGGTCCTGGTCGAAGTCGACGGCGACAAGATCACAGACGGCGATCTGACCTTCTTGAGCGACATCAACCCGCGCATCGCCCAGCAGATCGCAAGCCCGGAGGGCAAGAAGAAGATCCTGGAGAACCTGATCGAGCAGAACCTCCTCTACCAGGCTGCGGTCAAGGAGGGCGTCAACCGCGATCCCAAGGTCAAGGCCAAGGCCGACCTCTATCGCCGGGTGATCATCGCCCAGGCCATGGTCGACAACGAGATCGATAAGGCGGCGCAGAAGTACTATGACGACAATCAGGACGAGTTCAAGAAGCTCAAGCTCTCCCAGATCCTGATAAGCTTCGGCGAAGCCAAGGACAAGAAAGACAAGAAGGCGAGGACAGAGGCCGATGCGCTGAAACTCGCGAACGAGATCAAGGCGAAGCTGGACGGAGGGGCCAAGTTCGAGGATCTCACCCAGGAATACTCCGACGATCAGCTCACCAAGGCTCGCGGAGGAAACCTGGGGCTCGTCGCCAAGAACGACAAGCGGCTGGCCGCGCGCGGCTACGAACCGGTGCTGGAGAAGGCCTTTGAGATGAAGGTGGGCGAGGTCTCGGGTCCGATCAAGGCGCAGGACGGCTATCATATAATAACGCTCACCCGCGGGATAGAGCTCGAGCCGTTTGAAGAGGCGAAACAAGCGATCCTCTTCAAGGTAAGGGGAGATGCACGGGACAAGCTGCTCGCGGATCTCAAGAAGGACGCCAAGGTCGTCTTCGTGGACAAGGAGCTGGCGCCCGAAGCGGGAAGCGGAACCATTCCTGAGGCCGGCGGCACGCCCCCCACGATCAAGGTAGAACCCCAGGGAGAGACAAAACCTGTGCCGACCCCGGCCCCGGCGGAGAAAAAGGCGTTGAAACAGTAG
- a CDS encoding pyridoxal-phosphate dependent enzyme, which translates to MAEAHTWGPTFEEMLHPDRIPAKIRKDAQAAYEGDPLSPLNLYNINWRDFDGRVRHVILPREITGIEADICLLIGSFFPTGSHKVGATYSCTVEKQVRGLIEPGRHRLVWPSTGNYGVGGAYVGERMGYDSLVILPEEMSRERFDRIEYYGARYIKTPGCESNVKEIYDKAKELSREKDTIIVNQFSEFANYRFHYFVTGNTLLELFDGLKADGKVRRLAALVSAMGSAGTIASGDRVKQACPDCRVVGLEPVQCPTLYCNGFGGHDIQGIGDKHVTWIHNTDNMDAIMCVDEWDSKKGMQLFTEDAGMAAMASFGVDPGFLGCMRDIFGISSVCNILGSIKTAKHYGFGKGDVIFTVATDGTDRYRSVLAAMNRDLGRMGEDEAKKRLASIFHGQGTDYILDGTAHSHDCWANLKYYTWVEQQGKTVEELRAQRSKEYWFAEQSLVNETDRMISAQRSF; encoded by the coding sequence ATGGCAGAGGCTCACACGTGGGGACCCACCTTCGAGGAGATGCTTCACCCCGACAGGATACCCGCAAAGATCAGGAAGGATGCGCAGGCGGCCTATGAGGGCGATCCTCTCTCGCCGCTGAATCTCTACAACATCAACTGGCGCGACTTCGATGGCAGGGTACGTCACGTCATCCTCCCCAGGGAGATCACCGGCATAGAGGCGGATATCTGCCTTCTCATCGGCTCCTTCTTTCCTACCGGCAGCCACAAGGTGGGAGCCACCTACTCCTGCACGGTGGAAAAGCAGGTCCGCGGCCTGATAGAGCCGGGGAGGCACAGGCTCGTCTGGCCCAGCACCGGCAACTACGGTGTGGGCGGCGCATACGTGGGCGAGAGGATGGGCTACGACTCGCTCGTGATCCTGCCCGAGGAGATGAGTCGGGAGCGCTTCGACCGGATCGAATACTATGGCGCGAGGTACATCAAGACTCCGGGCTGCGAGTCGAATGTGAAGGAGATCTACGACAAGGCGAAGGAGCTCTCGCGTGAGAAGGACACGATCATAGTCAACCAGTTCTCCGAGTTCGCCAACTACCGCTTTCATTATTTCGTCACCGGAAATACCCTGCTGGAACTCTTCGATGGATTGAAGGCCGATGGGAAGGTAAGGCGCCTCGCCGCGCTCGTCTCTGCAATGGGTTCCGCAGGCACGATCGCCTCGGGGGATCGGGTGAAACAGGCCTGCCCTGACTGCAGGGTTGTGGGACTTGAGCCGGTGCAGTGTCCCACTCTTTACTGCAACGGCTTCGGAGGACACGACATCCAGGGCATAGGCGACAAGCACGTCACCTGGATACACAACACCGACAACATGGACGCCATCATGTGCGTCGACGAGTGGGACAGCAAGAAGGGGATGCAGCTGTTCACCGAGGACGCTGGGATGGCAGCCATGGCATCCTTCGGCGTCGACCCGGGGTTCCTCGGGTGCATGCGCGACATCTTCGGCATCTCCAGCGTCTGCAATATACTGGGTTCTATCAAAACGGCGAAACACTACGGGTTCGGCAAGGGCGATGTGATCTTCACCGTGGCCACCGACGGCACCGACCGCTATCGCAGCGTGCTTGCGGCCATGAACCGCGACCTCGGGCGCATGGGCGAAGATGAGGCGAAGAAGAGGCTGGCCTCTATCTTCCACGGGCAGGGGACCGACTACATCCTCGATGGCACTGCCCATTCACATGACTGCTGGGCGAATCTCAAATACTACACATGGGTCGAGCAGCAGGGAAAGACGGTGGAGGAGCTCAGGGCGCAGAGGTCCAAGGAGTACTGGTTTGCGGAGCAGTCGCTCGTGAATGAGACCGACCGGATGATAAGCGCGCAAAGGAGTTTCTAG
- a CDS encoding acylphosphatase yields the protein MERVHIIVRGMVQGVFFRANTIREAQALGILGFVRNLPDGSVEAVAEGPKKTLEEFVSWCQRGPDMARVDRVEVSWESPRGEFAAFGLG from the coding sequence ATGGAAAGAGTGCACATCATCGTCCGCGGCATGGTTCAGGGCGTCTTTTTCAGGGCAAACACAATCCGCGAGGCGCAGGCATTGGGCATCCTCGGATTCGTGCGCAATCTCCCGGACGGGAGTGTGGAAGCGGTGGCAGAGGGCCCGAAAAAAACGCTCGAGGAATTCGTGAGCTGGTGCCAAAGGGGCCCCGACATGGCCCGCGTCGACCGGGTGGAGGTGAGCTGGGAAAGCCCGAGGGGCGAATTTGCCGCATTCGGCCTCGGCTAG
- a CDS encoding ornithine carbamoyltransferase, whose protein sequence is MSTLKGRPFITTQDWTRDEIDRALDLSCELKELKRKGKVTDWLKNQTVFMIFYEQSTRTRNSMGCGITQLGGNSHDLTPDKMQLTHGETAKDTAIVLSRMGHAIACRNCFYDIGNKYLRELAEHSEIPVMSLQDDVYHPMQVMADIMTMQEKFGKNLKGLKVTISWAYAESHAKPLSVPQSQILLFTRFGMDVAVAAPPEFPLQAGIVKQAKKNAAEGGGSLKFVSDMDEGFRGAQVVIPKNWGGFAHFPKWEDSDEQKRAMKENLQRHKDWICDRRRIELAAKDVKYMHALPADRGREVTDEVIDDERHSIIYDEAENRLHTAKAIMALTMGGRE, encoded by the coding sequence ATGTCTACTCTCAAAGGCAGGCCATTCATCACGACACAGGACTGGACGAGGGATGAGATCGACCGTGCGCTGGATCTCTCCTGCGAGCTCAAGGAGCTGAAGAGAAAGGGCAAGGTCACGGATTGGCTCAAGAACCAGACCGTGTTCATGATCTTCTACGAGCAGTCCACCCGCACGCGCAACTCCATGGGCTGCGGCATCACGCAGCTCGGAGGCAATTCGCACGACCTCACGCCCGACAAGATGCAGCTCACCCACGGCGAGACCGCCAAGGACACCGCGATCGTCCTCTCGCGCATGGGGCACGCGATCGCATGCCGCAACTGTTTCTATGATATCGGCAACAAGTACCTGCGCGAGCTTGCGGAGCACTCCGAGATACCGGTCATGTCGCTGCAGGATGACGTGTATCATCCGATGCAGGTGATGGCCGACATCATGACGATGCAGGAGAAGTTCGGGAAAAATTTGAAGGGCCTCAAGGTGACGATCAGCTGGGCGTATGCCGAGAGTCACGCGAAACCGCTCTCTGTGCCGCAGTCGCAGATTCTGCTCTTCACGCGCTTCGGCATGGACGTCGCCGTTGCCGCGCCGCCCGAGTTCCCGCTCCAGGCCGGGATCGTGAAACAGGCGAAAAAGAACGCGGCCGAGGGCGGCGGGAGTCTTAAGTTCGTAAGCGACATGGACGAGGGCTTTCGCGGCGCGCAGGTCGTGATCCCGAAGAACTGGGGAGGGTTCGCCCATTTTCCGAAGTGGGAGGACAGCGACGAGCAGAAACGCGCTATGAAGGAGAACCTCCAGAGGCACAAGGACTGGATCTGCGACAGGCGGCGGATTGAGCTCGCTGCAAAAGATGTGAAATACATGCACGCGCTGCCGGCGGACCGCGGCAGGGAAGTGACCGACGAGGTGATAGACGACGAGCGCCATTCCATCATCTACGACGAGGCCGAGAACCGCCTCCACACCGCAAAGGCGATCATGGCGCTGACCATGGGCGGAAGAGAATGA
- a CDS encoding YgeY family selenium metabolism-linked hydrolase, producing MAFADILKKAESQKREIADFLAEIVSIRSPSCGESLVVERICEKMREAGFDEVRVDGLGSAIGMIGSGKRKIAIDAHIDTVGEGDRSLWKFDPFDGHLKDGKVWGRGAADQKGGAAAMVYAGKLIKDLSLEGDFTLCCTATVMEEDCDGLCWKYLIEEEGFCPDVCVITEPTGLNIYRGQRGRMEIEAEVKGVSAHGSAPERGDNAIYKMAPLILEIEKLNGRLRGDAFLGKGTVVMSDIRSAAPSLCSVADSCTVYLDRRLTAGETKETALAEIESVFKRAKGLVRVPVYEEASYTGRVYSMEKYYPSWVVPENHPAVVAAQDAHRSLFGSNAKVGRWTFSTNGVSICGMHNIPCVGFGPGFEEQAHAPNEWAPIDHLWKAAAFYAAFPGCLLKK from the coding sequence ATGGCATTCGCCGATATCCTGAAAAAGGCCGAATCGCAGAAACGAGAGATCGCTGATTTCCTCGCAGAGATCGTCTCCATCCGCTCGCCCTCCTGCGGCGAGTCGCTCGTCGTGGAGCGCATCTGCGAGAAGATGCGCGAGGCGGGCTTCGACGAGGTGCGCGTGGACGGCCTGGGCTCCGCCATAGGGATGATCGGGAGCGGGAAGAGGAAGATAGCGATCGACGCGCACATCGACACGGTGGGCGAGGGGGACCGCTCGCTGTGGAAATTCGATCCGTTCGACGGGCATCTGAAGGACGGCAAAGTGTGGGGCCGGGGCGCCGCCGACCAGAAGGGCGGCGCTGCGGCGATGGTCTACGCAGGCAAACTCATAAAGGATCTCTCGCTCGAAGGGGACTTTACCCTCTGCTGCACCGCGACCGTGATGGAGGAGGACTGCGACGGGCTCTGCTGGAAGTATCTCATCGAGGAGGAAGGGTTTTGCCCCGACGTCTGCGTGATCACCGAGCCTACCGGGCTCAATATCTACCGCGGCCAGCGAGGCCGCATGGAGATCGAGGCGGAGGTGAAGGGCGTCTCTGCGCACGGCTCCGCCCCTGAGCGAGGGGATAACGCCATCTACAAGATGGCGCCGCTGATCCTCGAGATCGAGAAGTTGAACGGGAGACTGCGCGGCGACGCATTCCTCGGCAAGGGGACCGTCGTGATGAGCGACATCAGGTCCGCCGCGCCTTCGCTCTGTTCGGTCGCGGATTCCTGCACCGTCTATCTCGACCGCAGGTTGACCGCGGGCGAGACAAAGGAAACGGCGCTGGCGGAGATCGAATCCGTCTTCAAGAGGGCGAAGGGCCTGGTGCGCGTGCCCGTGTACGAGGAGGCCTCTTACACCGGCCGCGTCTATTCAATGGAGAAGTATTATCCCTCGTGGGTCGTCCCTGAAAATCATCCCGCGGTCGTGGCTGCCCAGGATGCGCATCGCTCTCTCTTCGGTTCGAACGCCAAGGTCGGCCGATGGACGTTCTCGACCAACGGGGTCTCCATCTGCGGGATGCACAACATCCCGTGCGTGGGATTTGGCCCCGGTTTCGAAGAACAGGCGCACGCGCCGAACGAGTGGGCGCCGATCGATCACCTCTGGAAGGCCGCGGCGTTTTACGCCGCGTTTCCCGGGTGTCTCCTTAAAAAATAA
- the allB gene encoding allantoinase AllB: MIVVSNAEISSGQGNETRRVHIVIDGESIRQIIPATDPAPRCKNVIDASGLIVVPGGIDPHVHFNTPGYTDHEDFLTGSMSAAAGGITCVIDMPDTSIPPVTDRASLYAKLKAIGEMSVIDFALWGGVSGNSFRANSWRSQMKTLKHEGVVGVKCYLLSSMRMFEHLLPLELVEVMRRAGELGLLVALHAEDRERAQKLTASITTSGQRDGKAYYESRKDPVESDGIKQGAELARETGCSLHIVHVGSAGGAKAAIEMRAKGADITMETCPHYLAFTHDDLEQRGAVFKTSPVLKTRQDADALFGYLVSGEINYLASDHAPCRPEEKSTGSIWTDYSGISGTQLLMPYALSEGFSKGRLTLARFIEATSSAAAARYGLTRKGAIEPGKDADLAFIDPKRKWTVRGSDFHSKGKLTPFEGAEFTGKVVRTICRGHTVFEEGKGITVESGYGHFVRRV; encoded by the coding sequence ATGATCGTAGTGTCCAACGCTGAGATAAGTTCCGGCCAGGGCAACGAGACCCGCCGGGTCCACATCGTCATCGACGGCGAGTCCATCAGGCAGATCATCCCTGCGACCGACCCTGCGCCCAGGTGCAAGAACGTCATCGACGCCTCGGGCCTGATCGTGGTGCCCGGCGGCATAGACCCGCACGTGCACTTCAACACGCCGGGCTACACCGACCACGAGGATTTTTTGACAGGCTCGATGAGCGCTGCGGCCGGCGGCATCACCTGCGTGATCGACATGCCGGACACATCGATCCCGCCCGTGACCGACCGTGCCAGCCTCTACGCAAAGCTCAAGGCCATAGGCGAGATGTCGGTGATCGACTTTGCGCTCTGGGGCGGGGTCTCGGGGAATTCCTTCAGGGCCAACTCCTGGCGTTCGCAGATGAAGACGCTAAAGCACGAGGGCGTAGTGGGCGTAAAGTGCTATCTGCTCTCCAGCATGCGCATGTTCGAGCATCTCCTGCCCCTGGAACTCGTGGAGGTGATGCGCAGGGCCGGCGAGCTTGGGCTCCTCGTCGCGCTGCACGCCGAGGACCGGGAGAGGGCGCAGAAACTCACCGCCAGCATCACCACGTCGGGCCAGCGGGACGGCAAGGCATACTACGAGTCGAGGAAAGATCCCGTGGAGTCGGACGGCATAAAACAGGGCGCGGAACTCGCGAGGGAGACCGGCTGCTCCCTGCATATCGTGCACGTCGGCTCCGCTGGAGGGGCGAAGGCGGCCATCGAGATGCGGGCCAAGGGCGCGGACATCACGATGGAGACGTGCCCGCATTACCTGGCCTTCACGCACGACGACCTCGAGCAGAGGGGCGCCGTGTTCAAGACATCGCCTGTTTTGAAGACGAGGCAGGATGCGGATGCGCTCTTCGGCTACCTCGTGTCCGGCGAGATAAACTATCTTGCCTCGGACCACGCTCCCTGCAGGCCGGAGGAGAAGTCGACCGGCAGCATCTGGACCGATTATTCGGGCATATCGGGCACGCAGCTCCTCATGCCCTACGCCTTGTCCGAGGGGTTCTCCAAGGGCCGGCTCACCCTCGCGCGCTTCATCGAGGCGACCTCGTCCGCCGCTGCGGCGCGCTACGGGCTCACCAGAAAGGGTGCGATCGAGCCCGGCAAGGACGCGGACCTCGCATTCATCGATCCCAAGAGAAAATGGACGGTGCGGGGTTCTGATTTCCATTCAAAGGGCAAACTCACCCCATTCGAGGGCGCGGAGTTCACCGGCAAGGTGGTGCGCACGATATGCAGGGGACACACCGTATTCGAAGAGGGCAAGGGTATCACCGTGGAGTCCGGCTACGGCCACTTCGTCAGGCGCGTCTGA
- the mltG gene encoding endolytic transglycosylase MltG: MKAINRIFSAVLLAAILLAAIAVSAVYIGATRWHSPATVEVVIEPGMALRTITTKLAADGVIGTPRLFEVVGRARGLGRSLKAGTYEFPAGLTMPDVMRMLARGQVKQYAFTVIEGWTVDEIAKALEGQPFLADPEMPKRFAALAKNPAQAKAMGFAGAPSLEGFLFPDTYLLAKPLSEANLVKILVDRFNEVWKELQAEGPADNAMGLLDIVTLASIIEKETGDPSERPMISSVFLNRLEKRMPLQSDPTIIYGLPGFDGNIRKEDITHPHPYNTYVHPGLPPGPIANPGKASLAAALHPSRTDYLFFVSRKDGTHEFTPTLAEHMIAVKKYQLNGGNEAKAR; the protein is encoded by the coding sequence ATGAAGGCGATCAATCGTATCTTCTCTGCAGTGCTCCTTGCGGCGATCCTTCTGGCCGCGATCGCTGTCTCGGCGGTATATATCGGCGCCACTCGTTGGCATTCACCTGCGACCGTCGAGGTCGTGATCGAGCCCGGCATGGCGCTCCGTACGATCACTACGAAGCTCGCGGCGGATGGGGTGATAGGCACCCCCAGGCTCTTCGAGGTTGTGGGCCGGGCCAGGGGGCTGGGGCGTTCGCTCAAGGCGGGGACCTATGAATTTCCAGCCGGCCTCACCATGCCGGACGTCATGCGGATGCTGGCGCGAGGACAGGTCAAACAGTACGCGTTCACCGTGATCGAAGGCTGGACCGTAGACGAGATCGCAAAGGCGCTGGAGGGGCAGCCCTTCCTCGCCGATCCCGAGATGCCGAAGAGGTTCGCGGCATTGGCAAAAAATCCGGCCCAGGCAAAGGCCATGGGTTTTGCAGGCGCTCCGTCGCTCGAGGGGTTTTTGTTTCCGGACACGTATCTGCTCGCAAAACCGCTTTCCGAGGCGAACCTCGTGAAGATCCTGGTGGACAGGTTCAACGAGGTGTGGAAGGAGCTCCAGGCCGAGGGCCCGGCCGATAACGCCATGGGGCTTCTCGATATCGTCACACTCGCATCCATCATCGAGAAGGAGACGGGCGATCCGTCGGAGCGGCCGATGATATCCTCCGTTTTTTTGAACCGGCTTGAGAAGCGCATGCCGCTCCAGAGCGATCCCACAATCATCTATGGGCTCCCCGGGTTCGACGGCAACATACGCAAAGAGGACATCACGCACCCGCATCCTTACAACACCTATGTGCATCCCGGGCTGCCGCCGGGCCCGATAGCGAACCCGGGCAAGGCCTCGCTCGCCGCGGCGCTGCACCCGTCGCGCACCGACTATCTCTTCTTCGTGTCGCGCAAAGACGGCACCCACGAGTTCACGCCCACGCTCGCGGAGCACATGATCGCGGTCAAAAAATATCAGCTGAACGGCGGCAACGAAGCGAAGGCGCGATGA